GTGTAGTAGACGAACTGCGCGTCGCGGTAGGTCACTTCGACGTCGATCGTGTACTCGCCGGGGTCGGCGTCCTCCTCGACGAACACCTCGAAGGCGTGGGGACCGCTGGACTCGCCGTCCTCGATCGTTCCCACGAACTGTTCGCCCGTTCGGACGTCGATCGGGGCCCCCCTCGTGTCGTCGATGTCGATCCTGACCGATCGCGCCTCCGTGGCCCGATCGATCGCCTCCGAGGGATGCTCGCCCGTCGACTCAACCTCCCCGTCGTTCGCGATGAAGAACTCGAGCGTGTCCGTCTCCCCGGCCGCAACCCGGTTGTCCGGCAACGTCACGTCGAGGTTGGCGCTCCCCTGGACGACTCCCGATCGCGTCTCGTTGGCCTCCACGACGCCGACGCCGGACCCCAGACCGATCCCGACGACGGCGATCACTACCGACAGAAACACCACCGTCGCGACCGCACCGACGACCCCTCGGCGCCACGGGGAACTCATTGTAGAACTGCTCGGGGGTTGTGACGGATAACGGTTTCCAAACCATCAAAAACATAATATCAGTTTTTATATATTTGTTACGGAGCGAGTGTTCGGTTGCGATACCGGGGCGGAAAACAACACCGGGCATATAAGGGGTAAAAAGGGGGTTCGGAATTCGTGCCGCGCGGTCCGGAGAGTAAGTCGCCTGTAATGGAACCACGAGAACTGGTTTATACTGTCCGTGTTTATATACAGAGAGACGCCATGAGCGATCGACGCGAGGGAACGGAGACGCGGATCGGCGAAGGAGAGGCGACGCTTCGGGATCTGGGGTTTTCGAGCTACGAAGAGCGAGCCTATCGGGCGTTGCTTGCGCTGGGATCGGCCACCGCAAGCGAGATTTCGGAGGCGAGCGAGGTCCCGATGGGACGGATCTACGACGCCTTGAGCGGGCTGGAGTCTCACGGGGCGGTCCGGACCCAGGACGGGAGCCATCCGACCGTCTACGCCGCGGTCGAACCGGAGGTGGTCGTCGACAGGGTACTCGAGGTGCGAACCAGGGAACTGCGCGACCGGCTCGAACGGTATCAGTCACAGCGGGAGGAACTCGTCTCTGCGCTCCGCGAGATCGAGGTGCCCGAAGACGAGTTCTGGACGGCTGTGATGGGACCGGAAGAGTCGATGGAGCTGTTGCTCGAGCGCATCGACACCGCCGAGTCGTCGGTGACGCTCGTGGCCGACACCGTGAGCTCCCAGTTCGAGCTCGACGAACTCGGCCCCCGGATCCTGGAGACCCTGTTCGACGCCTACAGGCGGGAGGTCGACATTTCGATTCTGCTTTCCGAGTCCGTTCTCGATCAACTCGGACGCGAGTTGGGCGACGGCGAGGGGCTCGACCACCGGCCGTTCGACTGGTCGCTGTTCGAACTACGGGCGAGCGACGACCTCCACGGCAACTTCACGCTGATCGACGACGCGGAGATCTGCATCGCGATCCCGAACCCGGCGGCGCCGGACGACCTGTTCGGGATGGTAAACTTCCGTGACGCCCACTTCGCGGCCCGGGCGGACGCGACGTTCGAGCGCGCTTGGGGGGACGCGAGACGGATCACCTCGCTGTCCACCGCGCTCGAAGAGTGAAAAACAGCCGGGGGAACCGCGTCAGGTCGCCTCGCCGTACGTCTCCTCGAGATACTCGATGATCCGCGTGCTCTCGGTCATTCCCTCCACGCCGTTCGCCTCGTCGACAAGCACGGGGACGCCGGTCTGACCGCTTATTTCCTGGACTTCCGTTCGCTCCGGGTGCGCCCGTGGGACGGTTCTGGATTCGTACTCGAGTTCTAGCTCCGCGAGCGTCTCGCGGACCATCGCACAGTAGGGACAGCCCTGCAGTTCATATAAGACGAGTTCCGTCATCGGCTCGAGGTAGGCCCCTCGGAACGATTAATTGCCGGGGGTTGTGCCAGAACGGTGCCAGACCGCGAAACCGACGTCGGGCGGTTCACTCCTCGAACGTCGTGAGGGCGCCGACCGGCGCCTCCGTGAACGCCCGGGCACGGTCGAGCCCCTCCCGCCCGACGGCGATCAGCGTGAAGACGCCGGTCACCTCTGCGCCGGCCTGCTCGGCGATGTCCAGGAGTAGTTCCTGGGTCTCCCCCGACCGAATGAGATCGTCGACGACCAGCACCGTCTCGCCCTCGTCGATCGCCGTCGCCGGCAGGTAGTAGGTGAGTTCGATCCCCGAGGCGAGCCGGTGTCGCGACTCGATGAACTCTTCGACTGCGGTCTCCTTGGATTTCTTCGCGTAGGCGATCCGCGCGTCGAAATGCGAGGCCATCGCCGCTCCGAGGGTGATCCCGTCGGTCGCTGCAGTCAACACGACGTCCGGCCGATCGAACTCGAGCGTCTCGACGGCGACCGGCGCGACGAGATCGAGAAACGACTGATCGAAAACCACCGAGGAGTTATCGACGTACCCCTCCTCGTCGACGGTAACTCGGGCGCGAAGCTCCGACGCGAGCGCCTCCCGGCCGACCCCGTCGACCACCTCCCGGGCGCGGTCGGTCCCGGGCAGCACGTGGCCGTTGACGTACCGGTTCAGATCACCCGCCGGAAGCCCGGTCACCGCCGCCAGTTCGTCGTACGTCCGGGTCTGCTTCAGCATTCGCAACACTGCGACCGCCTGTAGCTGCAGGCCGGCCTTCTCGGCTCTGTTCATGATCGCAGTAGCTGATTGCGCAACTATGAGTACTTCGAAACGTTCCCGCGAAGATATTGCACACGTGGATGCAGGAAACGGGCACAGGAAACGGGGCACAGGAAACAGGGCAACTGTGCCGCCGGAAACCGGATCAACGCTCCCGCACGACGACGAACTCTGCGAGGTCGCGGAGATACCCTTTCGCCGCGGTTTCGGGGACGTCTGCGGCCTCCAGCGACTGGAGGGCGAGGTCGGCCTGCCGCTGGGCCCGCTGGTTCGCCTCCTCGACGGAGAGGCCGGTCACCTGGACGAACGAGGGACGGTCCATCTGTTCGTCCTGACCGGTCGGTTTCCCCAGGTCGTCGGCGTCGGCTGTCGCGTCCAGAACGTCGTCCCGGATCTGGAACGCGATGCCGACCCGCTCGGCGTACTCGCCGAACGCCTCGACGGTGAACGCGTCGGCGTCGGCGGCGACGGCCCCCAACTCCGCCGCCGCGCGGAACAGCGCGCCGGTCTTGCGCCGGGCCAGTTCCATGTACGCCTCCTCGGAGTCAGGATAGGAGACGAGCTCGGTCGCCTCCCCCTCGCCGAGTTCGACCATCGCCTCCGCGACGATCTGGGTCGCCCGATCGTCAGCGGAAAACAGCGCGAACGCCTCGCCGAGTAACCCGTCGCTGGTGATCAACGCTGGGCCGTAACCGAACTCGGCCCAGGCGCTCGGGGTGCCTCGTCGAAGCTGCGAGCGGTCGATGATATCGTCGACGACCAGCGACGCGTTGTGAACGAACTCGATGCCGGCAGCGAAGTCGACCGCCTCCGCCGGATCCCCGCCGCACGCCTCACAGGACAGCACCGTCACTGCCGGACGCACCCGCTTGCCACCCGCCAGCACGACGTGTTCCAGCTCCGCAGTGAGCTGTGCGGGTTCGACCCCCTCGATCACCTCGGTGAGACGGTCGTTCACGAGCTCGACCCGATGCTCGAGATACTCCATCACCGGAGAAAGGGGATCCGCGCGTTTGTAGGTGACGAAACCGAGGCCCGGACCGGCGCGCGATTCGACTAGCTGAACTGTTCGGTCAGCTCGGGAACGACCTCGAAGAGGTCGTCGACGATGCCGTAATCCGCGATGTCGAAGATCGGCGCGTTCGGGTCGGTGTTGATCGCGACGATCGTCTTCGCGCCCTTCATCCCGGCGACGTGCTGGACCGCTCCCGAGATGCCGACCGCGATGTACACCTCCGGGGTGACGACCTTGCCGGACTGGCCGACCTGACGGTTCTTCGGCAACCAGCCGTTGTCGACGACCGGTCTCGAGGCCGCAAGCGTCGCGTCCAGCGCGTCCGCCAGCGCTTCGACGATTTCCAGGTTCTCCTCCTCTTCGATACCCCGACCGATCGACACCAGCACGTCCGCATCCGAGATGTCGACGTCACCCTCGCCGACCTCCTCGAATCCCGTGACTCGGCTGCCGACCGCCGACTCGTCCAGGTCGAACTCGAACGGCTCGAGGGACGCGTCGCCCCGGTCTTCCGTGGCTGGCCACTCCCCGCTCCGGATCGTCACGAAGAACCGGTCTGCGTCCACCTCGACGGTCGTCTCGACCTTCGACCCGTACATCTCGCGGGTCACCTCGAGGCCGTCCTCGTACTCCAGTGCTACCGCGTCGGTCACGAGCGGGATCGACAGCCCGTTGGCGACCGCCGGCGCGTAATCCAGCCCGTTGACGCTGTTGGGCGCGAGGATCGCCGTCGCGTCGATCTCCCCGCACAGCGCCTCGACCGCCTGCACGTACACGTCGTGGTTGAACTCCTCGCCCTCGTCGACGGTGTGGACGACATCGACCCCGTCCCGGTCGAGTTTATCTGCGAACGATTCGACGTCGCCACCGATCACTGCGACGTGGAGCTCACCGTCCAGGTCGTCGGCGAGTTCCCGACCCGCAGTGAGCAGTTCGAAGCTCACGTCCCGCAGTTCGCCGCGACGGTGGTCCGCGACCGCGAGCACGGCGCTCATTGGGCACCCACCCCCTTCTCCTGGAGGACTTCAGCAAGTTCACCGGCGGTCTCGCCCGGGTCACCCTCGAAGATCTCGGCGTCGGATTCGCTCACCGGCTCGTACATGCGCGTGAGATCGAGGGCTCCCTCGACGGCGTCTTCCCCCAACTCCAGGTCCTCGAGACCCTGCACGTCGATCTCTTTGCTCTGTGCCTGCCGGATGCCGCGGAGGCTGGCGTATCGTGGTTCGTTGATCCCCGTCTGGATCGTGAGGACAGCCGGCATGTCGACTTCGGTGAGCTCCTCGACGCCGCCCTCCAGTTCGCGGCGAACGTTCGCGACCGTGTCGTCCTCGGTGAGCTCCATCCGGTTTACCACCGCGGCCCACTGGACCCCGAGCTGGCGGGCGAGCGCGACGCCGGTGGCACCGAAGCTGTCGTCGTTTGCCTGCACGCCCGACAAAATGAGATCGGGCTCCTCCTGTTCGACGATCGCCTCGAGCAGTCGTGCCTTCGCGTCGACATCGAGCAGGTCCTGCCGGGCGATCGCATCGTCCCAGACGCGCACCGCCCGGTCGAGCCCTTTCGCCAGCGCCATCCGGATCGTCTCCTCGCTGCGCTCGGGACCGATCGTTACCCCGACGGTTTCGACGTCGTCGCGCTCTTCGGAGAGCTGGACGGCTTCCTCGATGGCGTAATCGTCCCACTCGTTGAGATCGTACTCCAGATACCCCTCCTCGATCTCCGTCCCCGAGATCTCGAAGTCGTCGGCGGCCTCAGCGACCTCCTTCACCGTGACGAGAACTTTCATGAAAGAGGGGTCACTTCCGCCGATGGTAAACGTTTTGATAGCCCTCCCGTTCGCGGTTCAACTGAAATCAACGGGAGACGCGATCACTCGTCGGCGTGGGTGTCACGGTCGGTATTCCCCGCCCCGCCGGTATTTCCCTCCCCGCCGGTATCGCCGCCCCCGCCGGTATCGCCGCCGGTACCACCGTTCCCGTCGGCATCCACGTCGTCCGGCAGCGAAATCAGGTTCTCGCGGCCGAGGCGGAGCTTCTCGATCCAGCCCTCGTCGGCCATCCTGGAGAGCAGTTGGGACACCTTCGCGTCCGACCAGCCAGTCTCCTCGACGATTTCCGCCTGTCGCATCCGCCCGCCGCGTTGCTCCAGCAACCGTTCGACCCGCTCCTCGTCGGAAAGCAGCGAAAGATCGACCTCGTCGTCGGCCGCCTCCTCTTCTCCCGGTCCCCCGACCCCCTCGACGGGTTGCGACGGTACGTCCCCGGACGAATCTTCCCCGGCCGTCGGTACCACGGCGTCCGACTGGACGCCTTCTCCCTCCGTCTTTCGACGATACAGCAGCGCGGCGATCAGGATCGCCACCCCGATCAGGAAGGCGCCGCCGATGATCTCCCAGGAGTCTCCGGCCGCCTCGGTCGGCGTTCCCGGGGTGGGATCCGTATCGACGGGGCTGTACGTTATGATCAGACGGTCCTCGGCGGTGAACAGCTGTGGCCCTTCGATCCAGGCGTTACCCTCTCTGAGGTCAGGGTTCACTCCCGGCGTCGTGTCCACCTGGTAGCCGTCCGGCGTCACGACGACGAGCTGCTGGTTCGATTCGAGCGATCCCAAGAGCGGATCGCCGTCGGCTGTCGTCAACGCGTCGTCGAGAACGAGCTTCCCATCGTCGGACGCGAGAAACGCCGTCCAGGTGAACTCCACGCGGAGAGTCCCGACGTTCCCTTCGCGTTCTGCGGCCCGGCGGACGGCGGTCATCGCCATCTCCCGATCGGTGGAGTCGTCGGCGACTGCGACGATCTGTTCGAACGTCTCGACGTCGAACGGGGCGTCCGCGGTCCCACCCTCGAAATCGGTTGCGAAGTCGTCGAACGCGTCCCGGTCGGCGTCAGTCTCGAGGTGGTACTCGGCCGTCACGTTCCAGGTCGCGTTCCCGTCCCCGTGAAGCACGACGCGGAACGTCGTTTCGGGAGGGTTCTCGGCACCACCGAGGGCTTCCAGAGACTGTGTGTGGTCGCCGTCGACGGACGGCTGCAGGGCGTCAGCTGGATGGACCGGAGAGGGCGTACCCGCCGCGGGGACCATCGCGGCTGCCCCGGCAAACACACCGAACAGCACGACCGCGGCCAAGAGGGCGGAACGCCGCATATGGAGGAAACTAACCGGCCCCAGGCAAAACGCTTTCCATGCTTCCGGGGGTGACTGGATCTGCGTAGGAGAGTTTTTGTAGCGCCGGGGGATAAGCCATCGTACGATGAAGGCCGCCCCGATCCTGCTTTCGGTCCTCCTGGTCGTCGCCACCGCCGGCGTCGGCGCGTTCGCCCCGGACGCAAACGGGGAGCAGCCGGCCATCGAGGCCGGCGACGACGTCCCCCCTCCTGACGCCTTCGATGGCCGCCCCGATCCTGCTTTCGGTCCTCCTGGTCGTCGCCACCGCCGGCGTCGGCGCGTTCGCCCCGGACGCAAACGGGGAGCAGCCGGCCATCGAGGCCGGCGACGACGTCCCCCCTCCTGACGCCTCGATTGCCGCCGTCGGCGCCGAAACCGGGCAGCTGACAGCCCCTGACGACTACACCAGGCAGCTGGAGCCCCGTGGGGAGAACGCAACCCGGGTGCTCGGAATCCCCGACGACGACGTCGACAGCTCGGACGTCAGGCGGGAACACGCCGACATCGGCCCGGCCGTCGGCTACGGCACGGACGCCACCGGCATGGAGATCAAAACGGAATCGATAGAACGACAGATCGAATCCATCGAGGAAACCGACGAGCGACAGCGGCAGATCCTTGCAGAGATTTCCGAGATCGAACAGCGAGAGATAACCCTCAACGGCCGGGAGCGAACCGCCGTCGAGGCGTACAGCACGGGCGAGATCGACGCCAGGGAGCTCGTCGTCCGGCTCGCTCGCGTGAGCATGGAGGCACAGATTCTTCGCGAGCGGCTCGAAATGCTCGGAGAACAGGCAGACGAGACGCCGGACTTCAGTGTCGACGCTCGGGCGAACAACATCGACTTCCAGCTGCGGACCTACGACGGCCCCGTGCGGAACCACGCCAAAGGCATACTCGAGGGGGAACACCCCTCCGAACGAGTGTTCGTCGAGTCCGGCGGCGACGCTGTCGTCCTGTCGATGATACACGACGGCGAGTACGTCCGCGAGGCGAAAGTCCCCGACCGGCAGGACCGGTCGACGACCGGATCGATGGAACTCGAGGGTGCCGAGAGCGTGACGTTCGGCAGCTATCCCGAAATCGCCGCGACCCGGGAGGGTGCCGACTCGATCGGCTCCGACGGCCTCTTTATCGTCCAGGTGCCACACGCCGGCGGCGAGCTAACGACGTTCGTCGATGGGGGCAGCGAACAGGTGTTCATCGATCACCAGCGGATCCCCCTGGACGACACCATCGGTCAGGTGCCCGTCTCCGACGTCCAGGAAGGACTCAACGTGACCGTCGATCGGTCCTACCCCGGCGGTCCCGTCCGGGTGACCGTCCTCGATGTGGAGACCGACGAGCCGGTGATCGGTGCGACAGTCACCGTCGGCGACGCCGTGCAAAGCGAAACCGTGGGAACGACCGATATCGACGGCCAACACTGGGTCGTCTCTCCGCGCGATCCGTTCCTGCTGACCGTCCTCGGCGAGGACACGACGGTGGCGCGACTCGAGATCCAGCCGACCGAGACGCCACATATAGAGGCGTATCAGCTCGAAAACGAGACCGACTGACCCGGGAGGACCTCTGTTCGGCACTCGGTCTCAAAGGCCGTACAGTTTCGTCGTCCAGAACTCCTCGAACGCCGCCGCGAGCGCATCCCGGTCGGTCCCGCCGGCACCGGCGGTCGCGGTGACGTCCACGTCGGACTCCAGTCGCGAGAGCACCGTCCGCTCCCCGACCAGAACCGTCCGATCGAGATCCTCGTCCCGGGTTTTCAGCACGTTCCGGACCCGGTCCACGTGGGCGTCGATCTGTTCGTCCCGGCGGCGCTCGAACCGTCCCTGTGAGAACCCTCCTTTCGAGTGATCCGAGATCACGTCGCTTTCGAACCCCTCGAACGCGTCCAGTTCGTCGCCATCGTAGACGCCGAACGCAAACGTGTCCGACCGAACGAGTCCGAAGCCGAACCGTCCCGTCGGCCGGAACCACTTGTCGGGGAGGCGAAAACAATCCTCCCACTCGGAGAACGGCTCCGGCGGCAGGGGCGGGGCCAGGGCGGCGGCGACGACGCCAGCGTCGTCCGCGAGAACGAGCGCCGGCGCGGCGTCGCGAACGAGCGGGCTCCTGTCGCCGAGGACCTCCCGCACGGAATCCGGAACCTCCGTTTCGACGTACGCTGTCAGGGCACCCTCCCGAGGAGCTTCGAGGCTGCGAAGACGATCGAGTACTGACTCGAGACGGCGGCCGCGACACCGCTCGGCGTGCCGGAACGACAGCTCCTCGTCGCGACCCTCCTCGGCCCGACTGACGCGGTCCTGGAGCTCTTCGATCCGGTCCTCGAGTCGGTTGATCCGTTCTTCGGCTCGCTGTCGCTCGGTCACGGCGTCCGCCCGGCGATCCGACTCGGCTTCGAGCTGCCGTTCGAGATGCTCGTTCGCTTCCTCGAGTTCGTCGATCCGCGCTTTCAGTTCCGCGCGGCCGAGCAGCCTGTCGATCATACCGGGGAGCGGTCCCGCGTGGACTTGAAACAGGGGGATCAGGTGCCGGCGGAGGGCTCCCAGCCCGCATACCGGAGGAGTTCGAGGGCCCGGTCGGCCTTCGCGAGCAGCACCTCGCGGGTCGCCGGCAGCCGGCGTTCGGTGTACGTCGGTGGGAGCGCGAGCGTCCCGGTGGGAACGTCGTCGTCGCCGAGTACGGGGAAATGTCGCCCGTCGAGTTTCATGACCAGCGGCGCGTCGAGCCGTTCGAGACCCTCGCCGGTCGCGTACAGCTGCTCGTTTACCCGCTCGTGATCCGCACGGTTGAGCACCGCATGATCGCCCTCGTGCGGTTCGACGTACATTTCCCCGAGGTAGTATCCGCTGGAAAATCGTTCGAACATACTGTGCAAGTTATTCTCACTCATGACCAGAGATAAAAGTTTCCGGGAACGTTTATATCGTCGCGCAAGTACGTCGCCGGAGTCGGGCGGACCGGCCACCATCGACGACAACGTATTTCATCCCGACTCCCGTAGTTTCGGTCGGTCGATGGCTGCACACGACGACGTTCAGTATCTGGCCGGATCGCCGGTCCGCGCGAACATTCTCGCCGCCCTCTGCGAGGAGCCGCTCCGGCCGACACAACTGACCGACCGCGTGGACGCCACCAGAACGACTGTCCAGCGAATCCTCGCCGGATATCTGGACCGCGAGTGGGTGGTCAAGCGCGGACATCGGTACACGGTGACCGTCACCGGGCGGGGCGTGTATCGCGCCTACGAGTCGCTGTGTGCAGACGTCGAACGGGCCAGCGAACTCGGGTCGTTCGCGTCCCATATCGGCCCGATCGCCGACGATCTCCCGTGGACCGCCCTCGAGAGTGCCGAGGTCACCGCCGCGAGCGACCGGGACCCGTTCTCGACGGTCCAGCGGCTGGTGGAACTCATCTCGACGGCCGACGCCGACCGCATGCGCGCGATCACCCCAATCGTCGCCGAGGTGTTCAACGAGGCAGCCGCCGAGTTCATCGAGGGCGGCGGTCACCTCGAGTTGACGATAGACAGCGGCGTCCTGGAAGCGTCCCGGACCGGGTTTCCCGAGGCCGTCGATCGCGCCGTAGAGAACGGCGACGTCGAGGTCCGGGTTCATCCGGAACCGATCGGGTTCGGCCTGATGCTGTGTGAGGAGTGGGCCTGCCTTGGCGCGTACGACGACGAGAACAACGTCCGGGCCGTGATCGAATCCGACTCGTCGGAGCTGTTCGACTGGGCGAACGAACAGTACGGACGGTATCGATCTCGCACGAGACCGCTCGCGGAGGTACTCGAGGAACAGGCAGTGCGTTCACCAGATCGACCGGCCGACGAACGCCAGCGGCAAGACTCCACCTCCAGCGAACACCAGCGGTGACGGCGTGTCATCGGAAGCCGGAAACGGTCGAAGCAGGGGGGGCCGACCGCCGGGCGACCTGGATCGTGGCCGACATGTCAGAGGTGTTGCGTCAGGGAGGGGTCAAGACGACGCGTTCGGTGGTACCCGATCCGACTCCGTCGGGAGCGTCGGACGAACCGTTGGTCGTCTGCTCCCGTAACTATTCGCTGGGGTCCCGGCTACCTATACGTAACTGGCGATACGTGTTACAGACCCAATAACAAGTTACAGATCCTGTAACAACAGCCGTTTCACCGGTCGATGTCGATCGACTCGATGAGCGCTTCCTCCTGTGGGCGGTCGGCACTGTCGGTCTGGAGTGCGCCGATGTCCTCGACGACGTCCATACCGTCGATGACCTGGCCGAAGACCGCGTGTTTCCCGTCGAGGTGGGGCTGGGCGGCCAGCGTGATGAAAAACTGCGAGCCGTTCGTGTCGGGACCGTGGTTCGCCATGCTCAACACGCCCGGACCGTCGTGACCCAGGTCGTCGTGGAACTCGTCGTCGAACGTGTAGCCGGGGCCGCCCCGTCCGGTGCCGGTCGGATCGCCGCCCTGGATCATGAAGCCGCCGATCACGCGGTGGAACGGGACGTCCTCGTAGAGGGGATCCGTCCGCGTCTCGCCGGTTTCGGGGTGCGTCCACTCCTTTTCGCCGGTTGCGAGTCCGATGAAGTTCTCGACGGTTCGGGGGACGTGCTGTTCGTACAGTTCGACTTCGATCTCGCCGAAGTTGGTGTTGATCGTCGCGGTCGGATTCTCGGGATTCTCCATGGATCTACTGCGGCAGCCATCCCCAAAAGGACTCGCTTCCGGAGCGGACGGGGACTGCGGTTCGACGCCGGAGCGGACGGGGCCACCGGATCGACGCTCCGGTGTCGATCGCTAATAAAGCGGACCCCTGACTGTGAACCCGATTATAAACATATCGCCCCCTCCACCGCCGTGACAACGCCCGGGGGTGCTCATTACTCCTCGCCGTGTACGCCTTCTGGAAAGAACGATGTCTTCACAGACAGAGGGAGAGTACGAATTACCGGAGGATCGTCTCGAGGAGAGCCAGCCGCAGTGTCCGTTCGGCGTCGGGGGCGGCTGCTGCCGGATCTGTTACATGGGCCCGTGCCGGGTGACGGACGGCGCCCACGGGATGGATCGGGGGGTCTGCGGGGCGACGCCGGGGACCGTCGCCGCGCGGAACCTGTACCGCGAGATCGCCGCGGGG
The Halalkaliarchaeum desulfuricum DNA segment above includes these coding regions:
- a CDS encoding TrmB family transcriptional regulator, which produces MSDRREGTETRIGEGEATLRDLGFSSYEERAYRALLALGSATASEISEASEVPMGRIYDALSGLESHGAVRTQDGSHPTVYAAVEPEVVVDRVLEVRTRELRDRLERYQSQREELVSALREIEVPEDEFWTAVMGPEESMELLLERIDTAESSVTLVADTVSSQFELDELGPRILETLFDAYRREVDISILLSESVLDQLGRELGDGEGLDHRPFDWSLFELRASDDLHGNFTLIDDAEICIAIPNPAAPDDLFGMVNFRDAHFAARADATFERAWGDARRITSLSTALEE
- a CDS encoding glutathione S-transferase N-terminal domain-containing protein translates to MTELVLYELQGCPYCAMVRETLAELELEYESRTVPRAHPERTEVQEISGQTGVPVLVDEANGVEGMTESTRIIEYLEETYGEAT
- a CDS encoding phosphoribosyltransferase family protein, with the translated sequence MNRAEKAGLQLQAVAVLRMLKQTRTYDELAAVTGLPAGDLNRYVNGHVLPGTDRAREVVDGVGREALASELRARVTVDEEGYVDNSSVVFDQSFLDLVAPVAVETLEFDRPDVVLTAATDGITLGAAMASHFDARIAYAKKSKETAVEEFIESRHRLASGIELTYYLPATAIDEGETVLVVDDLIRSGETQELLLDIAEQAGAEVTGVFTLIAVGREGLDRARAFTEAPVGALTTFEE
- a CDS encoding polyprenyl synthetase family protein, which translates into the protein MEYLEHRVELVNDRLTEVIEGVEPAQLTAELEHVVLAGGKRVRPAVTVLSCEACGGDPAEAVDFAAGIEFVHNASLVVDDIIDRSQLRRGTPSAWAEFGYGPALITSDGLLGEAFALFSADDRATQIVAEAMVELGEGEATELVSYPDSEEAYMELARRKTGALFRAAAELGAVAADADAFTVEAFGEYAERVGIAFQIRDDVLDATADADDLGKPTGQDEQMDRPSFVQVTGLSVEEANQRAQRQADLALQSLEAADVPETAAKGYLRDLAEFVVVRER
- a CDS encoding electron transfer flavoprotein subunit alpha/FixB family protein, giving the protein MSAVLAVADHRRGELRDVSFELLTAGRELADDLDGELHVAVIGGDVESFADKLDRDGVDVVHTVDEGEEFNHDVYVQAVEALCGEIDATAILAPNSVNGLDYAPAVANGLSIPLVTDAVALEYEDGLEVTREMYGSKVETTVEVDADRFFVTIRSGEWPATEDRGDASLEPFEFDLDESAVGSRVTGFEEVGEGDVDISDADVLVSIGRGIEEEENLEIVEALADALDATLAASRPVVDNGWLPKNRQVGQSGKVVTPEVYIAVGISGAVQHVAGMKGAKTIVAINTDPNAPIFDIADYGIVDDLFEVVPELTEQFS
- a CDS encoding electron transfer flavoprotein subunit beta/FixA family protein encodes the protein MKVLVTVKEVAEAADDFEISGTEIEEGYLEYDLNEWDDYAIEEAVQLSEERDDVETVGVTIGPERSEETIRMALAKGLDRAVRVWDDAIARQDLLDVDAKARLLEAIVEQEEPDLILSGVQANDDSFGATGVALARQLGVQWAAVVNRMELTEDDTVANVRRELEGGVEELTEVDMPAVLTIQTGINEPRYASLRGIRQAQSKEIDVQGLEDLELGEDAVEGALDLTRMYEPVSESDAEIFEGDPGETAGELAEVLQEKGVGAQ
- a CDS encoding helix-turn-helix transcriptional regulator, giving the protein MRRSALLAAVVLFGVFAGAAAMVPAAGTPSPVHPADALQPSVDGDHTQSLEALGGAENPPETTFRVVLHGDGNATWNVTAEYHLETDADRDAFDDFATDFEGGTADAPFDVETFEQIVAVADDSTDREMAMTAVRRAAEREGNVGTLRVEFTWTAFLASDDGKLVLDDALTTADGDPLLGSLESNQQLVVVTPDGYQVDTTPGVNPDLREGNAWIEGPQLFTAEDRLIITYSPVDTDPTPGTPTEAAGDSWEIIGGAFLIGVAILIAALLYRRKTEGEGVQSDAVVPTAGEDSSGDVPSQPVEGVGGPGEEEAADDEVDLSLLSDEERVERLLEQRGGRMRQAEIVEETGWSDAKVSQLLSRMADEGWIEKLRLGRENLISLPDDVDADGNGGTGGDTGGGGDTGGEGNTGGAGNTDRDTHADE
- a CDS encoding DUF7096 domain-containing protein, with product MAAPILLSVLLVVATAGVGAFAPDANGEQPAIEAGDDVPPPDASIAAVGAETGQLTAPDDYTRQLEPRGENATRVLGIPDDDVDSSDVRREHADIGPAVGYGTDATGMEIKTESIERQIESIEETDERQRQILAEISEIEQREITLNGRERTAVEAYSTGEIDARELVVRLARVSMEAQILRERLEMLGEQADETPDFSVDARANNIDFQLRTYDGPVRNHAKGILEGEHPSERVFVESGGDAVVLSMIHDGEYVREAKVPDRQDRSTTGSMELEGAESVTFGSYPEIAATREGADSIGSDGLFIVQVPHAGGELTTFVDGGSEQVFIDHQRIPLDDTIGQVPVSDVQEGLNVTVDRSYPGGPVRVTVLDVETDEPVIGATVTVGDAVQSETVGTTDIDGQHWVVSPRDPFLLTVLGEDTTVARLEIQPTETPHIEAYQLENETD
- a CDS encoding Vms1/Ankzf1 family peptidyl-tRNA hydrolase, whose protein sequence is MIDRLLGRAELKARIDELEEANEHLERQLEAESDRRADAVTERQRAEERINRLEDRIEELQDRVSRAEEGRDEELSFRHAERCRGRRLESVLDRLRSLEAPREGALTAYVETEVPDSVREVLGDRSPLVRDAAPALVLADDAGVVAAALAPPLPPEPFSEWEDCFRLPDKWFRPTGRFGFGLVRSDTFAFGVYDGDELDAFEGFESDVISDHSKGGFSQGRFERRRDEQIDAHVDRVRNVLKTRDEDLDRTVLVGERTVLSRLESDVDVTATAGAGGTDRDALAAAFEEFWTTKLYGL
- a CDS encoding DUF5802 family protein, with translation MFERFSSGYYLGEMYVEPHEGDHAVLNRADHERVNEQLYATGEGLERLDAPLVMKLDGRHFPVLGDDDVPTGTLALPPTYTERRLPATREVLLAKADRALELLRYAGWEPSAGT
- a CDS encoding helix-turn-helix transcriptional regulator; translated protein: MAAHDDVQYLAGSPVRANILAALCEEPLRPTQLTDRVDATRTTVQRILAGYLDREWVVKRGHRYTVTVTGRGVYRAYESLCADVERASELGSFASHIGPIADDLPWTALESAEVTAASDRDPFSTVQRLVELISTADADRMRAITPIVAEVFNEAAAEFIEGGGHLELTIDSGVLEASRTGFPEAVDRAVENGDVEVRVHPEPIGFGLMLCEEWACLGAYDDENNVRAVIESDSSELFDWANEQYGRYRSRTRPLAEVLEEQAVRSPDRPADERQRQDSTSSEHQR